TTTACAGTACCTTACAGGATTAATGTACAACCTAATCCGATTACAGCCATTTTTGCCAGTGGGGGATGTGCAGGTGGAGTAACAGTTTTACAAGCAGTAGGTACAGGTGGTAGTCTTACCCCTTATTACTCCTGGAGTTTTGATGATGGTCTAACCTTCTCTACCCCAAGTAGTAGCCCCACTATTTCCCATGTTTTTCCTTCGGTAGGAACTTACGAAGTAATTATAAGAGTACAAGATGGTCCCACAGGGCAAGTGTGTTCACAAGTAAAAGTAACGGTAAATATAGTAGAATTTATCCCAGAACCTATATTGAGTACTGTAAATCCTCCGAAGGTATGTACGGGCGGCTCAATAACGTATGCGGTACCTGCTAGCTCGTATAAACCAGGCTGGGAATATACACTTAGCTTTGGTGATGGCTCACCCGATACTACTTTTAGTTATCTGAATGGTGTATCTTCTGTAACTCACATATATGCTTCGCCAGGTACGTATGTGTTAAATTATACTGTAAAGAATGACGCAGGCTGTGTAGCAACAGTTAGCCAATTTGTTACTGTACTTCCCCCTGTCGACGCTAATATTGCTGTTCAGAAAGACACAGTCTGCGAGGGTAGTCCTGTATTCATTGGTAATAATTCTGTACATGCAGATACCTACGAATGGCGATTCTTTGATAATACTACCTCTTTGCAGGTTCTTCCAACACGGACCGATACCACAGAAGCCAGCTTTTCAGTAACATTCCCTGGACCAGGTCAATACATGATACGCTTAACAGCTCTGAACGAACTTAGCTGCGCAGACATTGAAACCAAAATTATTACAGTACTTCCTTTGCCCGAAGCTAATGTATCTTTGAGTGATACAGTAGTCTGCATAGGTGAAAGCGTCCAATTTAATACTACAAACACAGGAAATTATGCTTGGGACTTTTCAGAAACAGGAATAAGTACTCCTTTGTATAATGTACCTAACCCTGTACGCGTATTTACTACCCCAGGTGTATACACAATTGGCTTTACAGCTTATGGTTCAGTCAATAGTTGTACAAAAACAATTTACCGAAAAGTAAGAGTTCTAGAAAAACCCAACCCTGATTTCTCTGCCACAGACACAGTGTTCTGCGTAGGTGAACCTATTCGCTTCAAAAATTTGACTACAATGAACAATAATGGACAAGCTATTTCTTATTACTGGACTTTTGGAGATGGAGGAACATCTACTGTAAAAAGTCCTACTTATGTGTATAACAGCCCTGGTACATACACCGTGTATTTAGAGGCTTCTACTTCTTACGGTGGTAAAACTTGTACTTATAGGGACTCCTTACGAGTAACTGCAATACCTAAACCTAAAATACACGATATTGTAGCTGTACCTGATTCTGCCGAGGCTACACCTTTCCAAACTGTAAATTTCACTCCTATTTACACTAGCCCTGTTCTACCTAATACCTTCGTATGGACATTTGGAGATAACACAGGTTCTTCAAATGAAGAAAATCCCTCTCATATTTACATAGATGCAGGGCTTTATCCTGTGCAGTTAGTGCTTACTAATGCAAACGGCTGCCGTGATACTTTTGTATTCCAAATGCGAGTTATTGATACAGACAGTTTGTGGATACCCAATATAGTTACTCCAAATAATGATGGCAAAAATGATGTTTTCAAAGTTAAGTATAAACAACTCAAAAGCTACCACATAGAAATATATAATCGTTGGGGCAATAAAGTTTATGAAAGTAATGATCCCAGCCAAGTGTGGGATCCTATCAAAGAGCAAGATGGTGTATATTACTATGTTGTTATTGCAGAAGGTAGATTTGGTACAAACTACAACAAAAAGGGGAATATAACGGTTATGCGATAAAGTTTTAGCCTTGTTTTGTTCTCTTCAAGCTGCGGAATAAAATGCTGCAGCTTTTTATTTTTTCAGCTACTTTGTGTTTGAGCAAGTTCAACGTATAAAGAGAAAATTGTGTGGGTAGAGCATAATCACTGACGCAACAAACAAAAAAAAATTAGTGTTAAAAATTTTTAAATAGTTTAACTTTTAGGATGTGTTTTGTAGGCATTTCGCTGCAATCATATCTACAAGATAGGCGTGTTGTAGGCTACGGGCGAAATACCCCGATCCTTGCGCAGCTAGGGGCACGCCCAAATAAAAATCAAATTATTAAAACCTGTATTAGATTAAGGTACATTTTCATAGCTTTGTACTCTCCTTTATGAAGGCAATTAAGGAACATTGTGGAATATTCGGCATTTTTAACAATCCTCTTGCGGCAAGGTACGTGTACTATGGCTTATATGCATTACAGCACAGAGGGCAGGAAGCCGCAGGAATTGTAACCGCTCAAATAGGTAAACAAATGTTTTATCATCATAGAGAGTTAGGGTTGGTAACCAAAGTTTTTGAACAAGATGCACTTTTTACTCAAGTCCTCAGGGGAAATATTGCCATTGGACATAACCGCTATTCTACGGCAGGGGAATCAGACAACAAATGTAACATCCAACCCTTAATTGGGGATTTCAAGGGTAGAACCATAGCCATAGCTCATAATGGGAATATTTCTAACGCCGCTATACTTCGCAAACATTTAGAAGACAGAGGATATGTTTTTGACTCAAATTCAGATACCGAAGTAATTATTCACCTTCTTAATGAAACTCACGAAACTGACTTGATTGAAGCACTTAAAAAAGCACTAGTTCATTTAGAAGGGGCTTTTTCATTGCTTATCATGACAAATGAAAGTCTGATTGCGGTAAGAGATAGCAAAGGCTTCAGACCTTTATGTGTAGGTAAAGTAGGACAAAGTTACTGTTTTGCAAGTGAAACCTGTGCCTTAGACCTTATTTCTGCAGATTTTGTTGCAGAGGTAGAACCTGGGCAGATTCACGAAGTTTCCCAAAAAGGTTATTTTGTACACACCTTTAAGCAGGATAAGCAGTTAGCACGTTGTATTTTTGAGTATATTTATTTTGCTCGCCCTGATAGTGTTATTTTTAGGCAATCTGTGGATAGCATACGCCGAAAATTTGGAAAAATTCTTGCCCATGAAGCACCTGTTCCACAAGCAGATGAGGAAGTAATTGTTACAAACGTCCCTGATTCAAGCAATATAGCTACGGTAGAATACGTGCATGAATGTCAGAAACTGGGCTACAAGTGCAGGTTAGAATTAGCTTTGATACGCAACCATTACATTGGTAGGACGTTCATTATGCCCCACCAAGATATGCGAGTGGATAGATTAAAACTCAAGTTCAATCCTGTCAAGGAAATTATTAAAAATAAAATTGTAGTGCTTGTAGATGATTCTATTGTACGTGGCAATACCTCTCGCACTCTTGTAAATATGATACGCCATGCGGGGGCAAGAGAAGTTCATTTTAGAATTACTTCTCCGCCGATTATCGATGCTTGTTATTATGGCATGGATTTTCCAAAAAAAACAGAGTTAATTGCTTACCAAATGCATGGGGATGTAGAAAAAATACGTGCCTTTTTAGGTGTAGATAGTTTAGCGTATTTGTCCAAAGAGGGGCTATTCAAAGCTGTAGGAGAGGTCTATAATGTTAATGAAAGCTATTGTTCAGCTTGCTTTACGGGGAAGCATCCTTATCCTGTGCATTATGATTGACAATATGTTAATTTTGTAAAGACGATGAAAGAAGGATAATTTTTAATTTTTTTGGCGTGCTTTTGCCCGCGTTTCGCTACACTCATGGGGGCAAGGTCGGCATGCTACGGGCTACATGCGGAATGCCCTGACCTTTGTGTAGCAAGGGGCATGCCCAAAAAAGAGAAACTAATTTTTCAGAGCTACAAATCAACAATATGGTATCTTGCTTTGAATGATTAAAGAAGATTTTCTGTGCAGCTATTTCAAGGTAATTCTGTTATTCAAATAAAGATACAAAGGTCTTAAAGTTGTTCAAATGTTTTTGTCTAAAATAGGTAACTTTTGTTAACAAACTATTTGGTTGTTTGAGTGCAGTTCAAGCAAAAAACGCAGCAGGATTTGCAGTCAGATTATGCAAATTTGTAGTGCTTTTCTGAATAATTTATGTACTTCTCTATACTCTAAAATTTTGAAAGTAATAGGTATTATTTTCTTTACTTTCCTGCCACTCCTGTACTATTTTTTTTTTCAATTTCAATATTCAAAGCAATGTCCACATCTTTTCTTACTTTTTGAGTGGGTGTTTTCTTATCGAGGTAGCCCTGCTTAGTAACCACAAGTTCATAATCTCCAGGCGGAATATCCTGAATTTCATACTTACCTTCATTATCCGTTATAGAAGAAAAGGGCGTTCCTGGGATATAGACTTTTGCACCTGCAATAGGTTCATTAGTTTCGTACTCTACTACTGTGCCACGAATTGCGCTTTGGGCCTGGCTGCTGCTTAGCCCTAAAAGCAAAATGATTGTTGAAA
This sequence is a window from Bacteroidia bacterium. Protein-coding genes within it:
- a CDS encoding PKD domain-containing protein, which translates into the protein MSSCGIQKQIFASHLSGGEITFVCISGNNYEVYLTLYRDCSGIPLGTFHTVQVCGPATPSSINLTVVPRPIGTPGDSEGFEDITPLCGGSSLCVGGTATVGYSKAVLKGNFTVTGTPSLTNPIVLSYNTCCRNILTNSSCSGFYIDTRIYYHVMGGCNNNSPTFLANQTGFACLSQPFVYNNTAFDPDGDELRYYLVTPWENPPSPCNGTPSSCVYSTPYTQAVPIASSLAPCGVAVDSLNGSLSFIPSQVGRYIFAVEVREYRTLPVIGRVHLSTVRRDIQLFVTNCPGSGGSPPTITVTRGSTVTNIPVTVSCTPLPVQETTVSTCELMQLQIDVEASGSLPLGTSLIFKLAGDFFDVPVNPSNAYCANPLLNRACATISATYPGSYVHNQGLVATSPPYKAGCLISWTPKQGDVGSKVIYISVEYCSSIGSIPFKFTVPYRINVQPNPITAIFASGGCAGGVTVLQAVGTGGSLTPYYSWSFDDGLTFSTPSSSPTISHVFPSVGTYEVIIRVQDGPTGQVCSQVKVTVNIVEFIPEPILSTVNPPKVCTGGSITYAVPASSYKPGWEYTLSFGDGSPDTTFSYLNGVSSVTHIYASPGTYVLNYTVKNDAGCVATVSQFVTVLPPVDANIAVQKDTVCEGSPVFIGNNSVHADTYEWRFFDNTTSLQVLPTRTDTTEASFSVTFPGPGQYMIRLTALNELSCADIETKIITVLPLPEANVSLSDTVVCIGESVQFNTTNTGNYAWDFSETGISTPLYNVPNPVRVFTTPGVYTIGFTAYGSVNSCTKTIYRKVRVLEKPNPDFSATDTVFCVGEPIRFKNLTTMNNNGQAISYYWTFGDGGTSTVKSPTYVYNSPGTYTVYLEASTSYGGKTCTYRDSLRVTAIPKPKIHDIVAVPDSAEATPFQTVNFTPIYTSPVLPNTFVWTFGDNTGSSNEENPSHIYIDAGLYPVQLVLTNANGCRDTFVFQMRVIDTDSLWIPNIVTPNNDGKNDVFKVKYKQLKSYHIEIYNRWGNKVYESNDPSQVWDPIKEQDGVYYYVVIAEGRFGTNYNKKGNITVMR
- the purF gene encoding amidophosphoribosyltransferase — protein: MKAIKEHCGIFGIFNNPLAARYVYYGLYALQHRGQEAAGIVTAQIGKQMFYHHRELGLVTKVFEQDALFTQVLRGNIAIGHNRYSTAGESDNKCNIQPLIGDFKGRTIAIAHNGNISNAAILRKHLEDRGYVFDSNSDTEVIIHLLNETHETDLIEALKKALVHLEGAFSLLIMTNESLIAVRDSKGFRPLCVGKVGQSYCFASETCALDLISADFVAEVEPGQIHEVSQKGYFVHTFKQDKQLARCIFEYIYFARPDSVIFRQSVDSIRRKFGKILAHEAPVPQADEEVIVTNVPDSSNIATVEYVHECQKLGYKCRLELALIRNHYIGRTFIMPHQDMRVDRLKLKFNPVKEIIKNKIVVLVDDSIVRGNTSRTLVNMIRHAGAREVHFRITSPPIIDACYYGMDFPKKTELIAYQMHGDVEKIRAFLGVDSLAYLSKEGLFKAVGEVYNVNESYCSACFTGKHPYPVHYD
- a CDS encoding carboxypeptidase-like regulatory domain-containing protein; its protein translation is MHKIYFVLLFSTIILLLGLSSSQAQSAIRGTVVEYETNEPIAGAKVYIPGTPFSSITDNEGKYEIQDIPPGDYELVVTKQGYLDKKTPTQKVRKDVDIALNIEIEKKNSTGVAGK